The Maridesulfovibrio hydrothermalis AM13 = DSM 14728 DNA window TCCAAAACAGGCTTCGAAAAACTTGATGTGGATAATATAGCTCTAAAGGCAGGTGTTTCCAGAAAGGTACTCTACAGCTACTTCAACGGGCTGGAAAACCTGATGGCTGAACTCGGCGGGTCAGGAATATACTGGCCCTCCACCGAAGAACTGCTTGCCAATGCACCGCCGGAATTCCCAGATATCAAGCCGGAAAAACAGGTCGGATCATTTTTCATCGCCCTGCGCAGAACACTCGAAACACGACCGGATACCCTGCGCATATTAGCATGGGAAATGCTTGAACGATCACCCGTTTCCGAAGAGCTGGAAGATATCCGGGTACGCACTGCCCTTGAATTTTTCGAGCATCTTAATCCTGATGTGCCCGATGACGTGGACCTTGCCGCAGCTGTCGCCATTCTGGGCGGGGCGATATCCTATCTGGCCATCCGCTCACTGAACACCAAGACCTTCGGCGGAGTAAGTTTGCAGGACGAAATCGGATGGGAACGCATGGAACATGCCATGAATCAAATGCTAAAAGGATTGCTTTTCCCTGACAAATAGCAAAACCGTGATGCACTGTGCACTTTTGAAAGACAATTTCGCACCGCCTGCGGCATACTGCCCCCTGTGCTGTTCACAAAAATTACTTGCGCATTCTGAAAAGCATCACCAGCGGTGATGACACCAGCATTAAAAGCATTGCAATATTTGCCGGCAGCAGTTGCTGTGCTCCGATCATTACACCCAGCAGGATAAGCACCCACGGCAGCCATCCTTTCACATAAACCTGCCCGACAGGACCGAAAAGAACACTGAGCAGCATACCGATCCAAAGCAGTCCCGGTTTTGTTCTACGCAACCTAAATCCCAGCCAGACAGGAAATAAGGTCGCACCAATCAGCAGGATCAATAAAAATATTTCGTTCACTCCGATTCCAGACATGATAATTCTCCTTTTATTTCCAACCGATGCAGGAGTCTGAAACTACCATGTCTTTTACAGCCTCACAAGGAAACACCGTTTCTAAGTCCAGACTCTTAAGTTGTTTCCTAAGTGCATTAAATTTCAATTAAAACTGAACAACCGCATTTCTATGTGAAATCATTGCAATTTACCGTCCGGTTTGACCCCGAAAGGAAAGAATACTAATAGAAATATCAAGCGAGCAAATATAAAACCTCAACTGTGCCAGCGAGGGGCCATGAAAGGTAAAAACAAAAAAGACGCAATTTTATATGCTGCTCAAGAGACATTCGGACGTTACGGCTATGCCGGAACAACTGTTAAAATGATCTCCGAAAGAGCAGGCGTGGCATTCGGACTGGTTTCCCATTATTTCGGATCAAAGGAAGAACTGTTCGTCACCGCAGGTGTCGCGCTGGTTGAAGACCTTATGGAGTACCTGAACGAAGAAATACGTAAGGCCCATTCCGGAATTGACGGTATCCAGATGTTCATGAAAAGCTACCTGAGTTACACCTTGCAGCACCGCAATACCTTCCCGGTACTGCTGCGCTGCTCCCCGTTTTCCGATGTTCAGATAGATATGGACCGCACCAGAATTTCCATAAAATTCCAGCAGCTCCTGAATATCATCAGGGAATGCGTAGAACGGGGCATTGAAGACGGTTCCATCAGGGATTTATCCATTGATGACACCACTACCATTGTGTACTCCAACATAGTCGGTACGGTCAGAACCAGATTTCTTTCCCCCTACGACCTGCCGAACCTATATGAGGAAACAACCGAATTTGTAGTCAGAAGTATTAAGGCCAGAGATTAAATTTTCTTCCTTTTTCCGCACAAAAAAGCCGTCCGCAAAATTCCCGGACGGCTTTTTTGTGTCCATATGCTTTGAACCGGACTTGACAGTTTTTGCATCCTCTTCCATGTTGCCCACATGAAATCAGAAATCAAATTAAATTGCTGCTGTATATTCATATTGCTCGCTGCGACACTTCTTAATCTGCTCAGCCCGGCAAAAGCGTCAGCTCACCCCCACGTTTTCATGGACTGTTCCCTGACCTTCGAGTTCAGTGACAGCGGACTGAAAGGAGTTCGTCAGAAGTGGTGGCTTGATGAAATGTTTTCAGCAATGATTCTGGGGGAGTTTGACAGAAATCATGATCAGACCCTTTCCCCTGATGAGGCAAAAGCCCTTGAAGAAGGAGCTTTCGTCAATCTTAAAAATTTTGATTACTTCACCCGCATTTTTATCGATGGATCAGCTGTAAAACCCATTACTGCCACTGAATTTAAACCCTCTGTTGAGGGGGGCACTCTTATTTATGAATTCTTTGTGCCCCTTGATTTAGGCGGAGACAAGCGCAAACATGTTGTGATGGTTGCCATCTTTGATGAGAGCTTTTACACCTCTGTACAAATGGACCCGAAAAATAAAATTCTCAATCTGCCAAAATGTTTCAAATCCACGCTTGAGCTGGAACCGGTTATGGAAATGGCCTACTTTTTCGACCAGATAATCCCTGAAGCCGCAGTGTTGACCCTGCTTCCTGAATAATGAAAAACATACTCCCCCTTATCCTTCTGATACTTACTTTTGCATGTGCAAGCCTTGTGATCGCACCAGCGGCACAGAGTGCAAATAATCCTTTTCTGACTCGCAGCAATGAACCGGCTAAACAGACTGTTCAGCCGGCCGCTCCCGTTAAAATAACAAAAAAAGACGGCTCCGGCGGAATATACGGTCTGATCATGAGCAAGGTGTCCTTGCTGCAAAAAGAAATCAGAACTCAGCTCACCGGATTTGCCAGAGAAATCAAAAAGAATCCTTACGGTAAATCGTTATGGCTTTTCATGGGATTCGCCTTTGTTTACGGAATCGTACACGCAGTTGGACCGGGACACGGAAAGGCGGTGGTATGTGCTTACTTTCTTTCCCGGGGCGGAAACATGTTTACGGCCTCATTTATGTCCTGGGTCATAACTCTTGTACACGTAGGTTCTGCTGCTGTGGCGGTCTGTCTTGCCTACCTTTTCCTCCACAGCGGCATGTCCGGTTTTGAAGAATTCAACCGCCACCTGCAAACGGCCAGCTTTGCACTGGTAACTATTATGGGAATCTGGCTGACTGCTGAGGCCCTGCGTTCTTTCAAAAGAAAAGAAGAAAAGTGCTCTCCGGTAAAGCAAAGCTCCCTCAAAGAGATCATCACCGTAGCTCTGGTCACAGGACTGGTTCCCTGCCCCGGAGCAGCTATTATTTTAGTCTATACCCTTTCCACCGGAATACTCTGGGCAGGACTCATTGCCATGCTTTTTCTGGCAACAGGCATGGCCGTTACCACATCGCTCTTTGCCTTCACCGCGGCGAAAACCAGATGTATAATGGATAATGCCGCTGCAACAAGCAGACTGG harbors:
- a CDS encoding TetR/AcrR family transcriptional regulator, with amino-acid sequence MKGKNKKDAILYAAQETFGRYGYAGTTVKMISERAGVAFGLVSHYFGSKEELFVTAGVALVEDLMEYLNEEIRKAHSGIDGIQMFMKSYLSYTLQHRNTFPVLLRCSPFSDVQIDMDRTRISIKFQQLLNIIRECVERGIEDGSIRDLSIDDTTTIVYSNIVGTVRTRFLSPYDLPNLYEETTEFVVRSIKARD
- a CDS encoding nickel/cobalt transporter, which produces MKNILPLILLILTFACASLVIAPAAQSANNPFLTRSNEPAKQTVQPAAPVKITKKDGSGGIYGLIMSKVSLLQKEIRTQLTGFAREIKKNPYGKSLWLFMGFAFVYGIVHAVGPGHGKAVVCAYFLSRGGNMFTASFMSWVITLVHVGSAAVAVCLAYLFLHSGMSGFEEFNRHLQTASFALVTIMGIWLTAEALRSFKRKEEKCSPVKQSSLKEIITVALVTGLVPCPGAAIILVYTLSTGILWAGLIAMLFLATGMAVTTSLFAFTAAKTRCIMDNAAATSRLAVIYSFLSLTGALIIAAFGALMLSAHLA
- a CDS encoding TetR/AcrR family transcriptional regulator, which codes for MTLKVVPINTLTATRRKILHAAYKCVSKTGFEKLDVDNIALKAGVSRKVLYSYFNGLENLMAELGGSGIYWPSTEELLANAPPEFPDIKPEKQVGSFFIALRRTLETRPDTLRILAWEMLERSPVSEELEDIRVRTALEFFEHLNPDVPDDVDLAAAVAILGGAISYLAIRSLNTKTFGGVSLQDEIGWERMEHAMNQMLKGLLFPDK
- a CDS encoding DUF1007 family protein yields the protein MKSEIKLNCCCIFILLAATLLNLLSPAKASAHPHVFMDCSLTFEFSDSGLKGVRQKWWLDEMFSAMILGEFDRNHDQTLSPDEAKALEEGAFVNLKNFDYFTRIFIDGSAVKPITATEFKPSVEGGTLIYEFFVPLDLGGDKRKHVVMVAIFDESFYTSVQMDPKNKILNLPKCFKSTLELEPVMEMAYFFDQIIPEAAVLTLLPE